A part of Verrucomicrobiota bacterium genomic DNA contains:
- a CDS encoding DUF1349 domain-containing protein, which yields MHLRESFSGPSLSPTMQWRNPPPDYALTAQGLKVVTAAQTDFWQRTHYGFQVDNGHHLYLPLTGDFTLSTKVTSTPKHQYDQAGLLVWSSSECWLKTAVEFEPDQPSRLGAVVTNHGWSDWSTQDLGPDYGAAWFRIVRTQSDYTVSAATGAPESDLPKNWTQIRMAHLHEGAGPICAGLYVCSPQAAGFVATFAWLEVEGP from the coding sequence ATGCACCTTCGCGAGTCTTTCTCCGGCCCGAGCCTCAGCCCCACGATGCAGTGGCGAAATCCACCGCCGGATTACGCGCTCACCGCACAAGGTTTAAAGGTGGTAACTGCGGCGCAGACCGATTTCTGGCAGCGCACCCACTACGGATTTCAGGTGGATAACGGGCACCACCTGTACCTGCCGTTGACCGGCGATTTTACCTTGAGTACCAAAGTGACCTCCACGCCGAAGCATCAGTACGATCAGGCCGGGCTGCTGGTCTGGTCGTCGTCCGAGTGCTGGCTTAAAACGGCGGTCGAGTTTGAACCGGATCAGCCAAGCCGCCTCGGTGCGGTGGTGACTAACCACGGCTGGTCGGACTGGTCGACCCAGGACCTGGGGCCCGATTACGGGGCCGCGTGGTTCCGGATCGTGCGCACGCAATCCGATTACACCGTCTCCGCCGCCACCGGCGCTCCGGAATCGGACCTGCCGAAAAACTGGACCCAGATCCGGATGGCTCACCTGCACGAAGGTGCAGGGCCGATCTGTGCCGGTTTGTACGTCTGCAGCCCGCAAGCGGCGGGATTTGTGGCGACGTTTGCCTGGCTCGAAGTTGAGGGGCC
- a CDS encoding intradiol ring-cleavage dioxygenase → MAVAAAPVALFARVQTLLGRDNGTVELEPTPPAGDQLEVTPEETAGPFFRPHSPLTNDFRGSGLKGVPVTLSGYVLNRKGQPIPGALLDFWHADADGEYDFEGFRCRGHQFSDASGRYVLETIVPGLYPGRTRHYHVRLQAANGPILSTQLYFPGETRNASDSLFRPDLLLKIRETGSVRLASFNFVR, encoded by the coding sequence ATGGCCGTGGCGGCTGCCCCGGTCGCCTTGTTTGCGCGGGTTCAGACTCTGCTCGGGCGGGACAACGGTACGGTCGAGCTGGAACCCACCCCTCCCGCCGGTGATCAACTGGAAGTCACGCCTGAGGAGACGGCGGGGCCGTTCTTCCGGCCGCACTCGCCCTTGACGAACGATTTTCGCGGGTCAGGCCTGAAAGGTGTTCCGGTCACGTTGTCCGGTTATGTTCTCAACCGCAAAGGCCAGCCGATTCCCGGGGCGCTGCTCGACTTCTGGCATGCGGACGCCGATGGTGAATACGATTTTGAGGGATTCCGCTGCCGCGGGCACCAATTCTCGGATGCGAGCGGGCGGTACGTGCTTGAGACGATCGTGCCGGGCCTATACCCGGGCCGCACGCGTCACTACCACGTCCGCTTGCAGGCGGCAAATGGTCCGATCCTTTCCACCCAGCTCTATTTTCCAGGGGAAACCCGAAACGCATCTGATTCGTTATTCCGGCCGGATTTGCTTCTCAAAATTCGGGAGACAGGCTCGGTACGCCTCGCCAGTTTCAACTTCGTCCGGTGA
- the mdcA gene encoding malonate decarboxylase subunit alpha, with amino-acid sequence MPEWRTQQAEKESRLNAGRRFSEGKVFAANDTTALLEAVIRSGDRVCLEGDNQKQADHLANALAAADRSRLHDLHIVQSGLVLSAHLDLFSKGIASKLDFSYSGPQGAAIARALYAGKIELGAIHTYIELFARYFVDLTPHVALIAAVSADREGNLYTGPNTEDTPTIVEATHFKSGIVIAQVNRLVDRVPRVDIPGDRVDFVVEAPRPFYVEPLFTRDPAEITDTQILMAMLAIKGIYAEYGIRRLNHGIGYGTAAIELLLPTFGESLGLKGQVATHWALNPHPTLIPAIESGWVKQIHCFGSEVGMDEYIRARPDVYFTGSDGSLRSNRAFCQTAGLYACDLFIGSTLQIDLAGNSSTVTPERIPGFGGAPNMGSDAHGRRHVSGAWLKAGRQASEGQPGMARGRKLVVQLLETFGDKMVPAFVEELAGIEFARRMKLELVPVMIYGDDVTHIVTEEGIANLLLCRTAEEREQAIRGVAGFTAVGRARDRKMVEALRSRGVIRRPEDLDVNPLDANRHLLAARSIKDLVKWSGGLYRPPGKFRNW; translated from the coding sequence ATGCCCGAGTGGCGGACACAACAAGCTGAGAAGGAGTCGCGGCTCAATGCCGGTCGCAGATTTTCCGAGGGCAAAGTCTTCGCCGCGAACGATACGACCGCGTTGCTGGAAGCGGTGATTCGATCCGGGGACCGCGTTTGCCTGGAAGGCGACAACCAAAAGCAGGCCGACCACCTGGCAAACGCGCTGGCTGCGGCGGACAGATCCAGGCTGCACGATCTGCACATCGTGCAATCAGGGCTCGTGCTGTCCGCACACCTTGACCTGTTCAGCAAGGGGATTGCGTCCAAGCTCGATTTTTCGTACTCCGGCCCGCAGGGCGCCGCGATCGCGCGCGCGCTCTACGCGGGCAAGATCGAGCTTGGGGCCATCCACACTTACATTGAGCTTTTCGCGCGTTACTTCGTGGATCTGACGCCGCACGTCGCGCTCATCGCGGCCGTCAGCGCCGATCGCGAGGGTAACCTTTACACGGGCCCGAACACGGAGGACACGCCGACGATCGTGGAGGCGACCCATTTCAAAAGCGGGATCGTCATCGCGCAGGTGAACCGGTTGGTCGACCGCGTGCCGCGGGTGGACATTCCCGGTGACCGTGTGGACTTCGTGGTCGAGGCGCCCCGCCCGTTTTACGTCGAACCCCTGTTCACGCGCGATCCGGCGGAAATCACCGACACCCAGATCCTGATGGCGATGCTCGCCATCAAAGGCATCTACGCCGAATACGGTATCCGGAGGCTCAACCACGGGATCGGCTACGGAACGGCCGCCATCGAACTTCTCCTGCCCACGTTTGGTGAGTCGCTGGGGCTGAAAGGGCAGGTGGCGACGCATTGGGCACTCAACCCCCACCCGACGCTCATCCCCGCCATCGAATCAGGCTGGGTGAAGCAGATTCACTGTTTCGGCTCGGAGGTCGGGATGGACGAATACATCCGTGCCCGGCCGGACGTGTATTTCACCGGGTCGGACGGCTCCCTGCGTTCCAACCGCGCGTTCTGCCAGACGGCCGGGCTTTACGCCTGCGACCTGTTCATCGGATCCACGCTCCAGATTGATCTGGCCGGCAACAGTTCAACGGTCACGCCCGAACGCATCCCGGGGTTCGGCGGCGCGCCGAACATGGGTTCGGACGCGCACGGCCGCCGTCACGTTTCGGGGGCCTGGCTAAAGGCCGGCCGGCAGGCAAGCGAAGGGCAGCCGGGCATGGCGCGCGGCCGCAAACTGGTGGTGCAACTGCTTGAAACGTTCGGCGACAAGATGGTGCCGGCATTCGTCGAGGAACTCGCCGGTATAGAGTTCGCCCGGCGCATGAAGCTGGAGCTGGTCCCGGTGATGATCTACGGTGACGACGTGACCCACATTGTCACGGAGGAAGGCATCGCCAACCTGCTGCTTTGCCGCACGGCCGAAGAACGCGAACAGGCAATCCGCGGCGTTGCCGGTTTCACCGCGGTGGGCCGCGCGCGAGACCGCAAAATGGTGGAAGCGCTGCGCAGCCGCGGCGTGATCCGCCGTCCTGAGGATCTTGACGTCAACCCTCTGGATGCGAACCGGCATTTGCTGGCGGCGCGTTCGATTAAAGACCTGGTGAAATGGTCCGGCGGCCTCTACCGGCCGCCGGGCAAGTTCCGGAATTGGTAA
- a CDS encoding malonate decarboxylase acyl carrier protein, with translation METLEICRTAARRAPGAKRHAITGVVASGNLEVLLERVLGDTRCEVTVKTSVEGFGDVWRAVIDDFVERHSPGGLRISINDGGARPDTVSLRLAQGVRLMEAGE, from the coding sequence ATGGAAACACTGGAAATCTGCCGGACGGCGGCGCGCCGTGCGCCCGGCGCGAAGCGTCACGCAATCACGGGAGTGGTGGCATCCGGCAACCTGGAAGTGCTGCTGGAGCGGGTCCTGGGCGACACCCGATGCGAGGTGACCGTCAAGACCTCCGTGGAGGGGTTCGGCGACGTGTGGCGCGCCGTCATCGACGATTTCGTGGAGCGGCATTCGCCTGGCGGGCTGAGAATCTCGATTAATGACGGGGGCGCCCGGCCCGACACGGTTTCGCTGCGGCTGGCGCAAGGGGTACGCCTGATGGAGGCCGGCGAATGA
- a CDS encoding biotin-independent malonate decarboxylase subunit beta encodes MKDPLTKYRTGSWYEATARERLAGLLDTGSFSEFIGPQEREVSPHLAWFDLPEAFDDGIIIGHGAIQGREVLVAAQEGRFMGGTFGEVHGAKLTGLLRYARDDRAAPRIVLLLLDTGGVRLQEANAGELAVSEIIRAILEARTAGVAVIAMVGGRAGCFGGGGIIAGCCSRIVISEQGRIGVSGPEVIETNMGVEEFDSRDRPLVWRTTGGKTRRVLGGADAYAGDNIASFRDATISLLDRIPAFDLDTMEKEQARLARRLERFGRCGDTPEIWQVLGIAEADRIADLADEDFVRIANAQEGANHDAR; translated from the coding sequence ATGAAGGACCCGCTCACGAAGTACCGGACGGGAAGCTGGTATGAAGCGACGGCACGCGAGCGCCTTGCGGGCTTGCTCGACACCGGGAGTTTCAGCGAATTTATCGGGCCCCAAGAGCGCGAGGTCAGCCCGCACCTTGCATGGTTTGATCTGCCGGAAGCTTTTGACGACGGCATCATCATCGGTCACGGCGCGATCCAGGGCCGGGAGGTGCTCGTAGCGGCGCAGGAGGGCCGCTTTATGGGCGGTACTTTTGGTGAAGTGCACGGGGCCAAGCTCACCGGGCTGCTCCGCTACGCGCGCGACGACCGGGCTGCGCCGCGTATAGTGCTGCTGCTCCTGGACACCGGCGGCGTGCGTTTGCAGGAGGCGAACGCCGGTGAACTGGCGGTTTCCGAAATCATCCGCGCCATCCTGGAAGCGCGCACAGCGGGAGTCGCCGTGATTGCGATGGTCGGCGGACGGGCGGGCTGCTTCGGCGGCGGAGGCATCATCGCCGGGTGCTGCAGCCGGATCGTGATTTCTGAGCAGGGCCGGATCGGCGTTTCCGGGCCGGAGGTGATCGAGACCAACATGGGCGTGGAGGAATTCGATTCGCGCGACCGGCCGCTGGTCTGGCGCACGACGGGCGGCAAAACGCGCCGGGTGCTCGGCGGCGCCGATGCTTACGCCGGGGACAACATCGCCAGCTTTCGGGACGCAACCATCAGTCTGCTGGACCGGATCCCCGCGTTCGATCTCGATACCATGGAGAAGGAGCAGGCGCGCCTGGCGCGTCGTCTCGAAAGGTTCGGCCGCTGCGGCGATACGCCGGAAATCTGGCAGGTCCTTGGCATCGCCGAAGCGGACCGGATCGCCGATTTGGCGGATGAAGATTTTGTCCGGATAGCGAATGCGCAAGAGGGGGCGAATCATGACGCTCGTTGA
- a CDS encoding biotin-independent malonate decarboxylase subunit gamma, which yields MTLVEVLDTLFPAGHDTRVENEGILHGTARYGEGRTAAVLGLVGRTPLGVDGALALAGRVLDVIHGAPGRPVAVLIDAQSQRMRRRDEMLGLNEYLAHLAKCFVLASQRGHRTVSVLFGRAAAGAFIATGLVQDELVAVPGGDPVVMDLPSIARVTKLPQDRLEALSKDTPVFAPGLDHAPPIGAVAEIWTDGGGWAQKMAMALDGPPGAPDRRDEIGAERKGRLKAAAIARRVKQEAVASIQRRP from the coding sequence ATGACGCTCGTTGAAGTGCTGGATACCTTGTTCCCGGCCGGTCACGACACGCGGGTGGAGAATGAAGGCATCCTCCACGGCACAGCCCGATACGGCGAAGGCCGGACGGCGGCCGTCCTCGGCCTGGTCGGCCGGACGCCTCTGGGAGTTGACGGCGCGCTGGCGCTCGCAGGCCGCGTGCTTGACGTGATCCACGGTGCGCCGGGCCGACCGGTTGCGGTGTTGATCGATGCGCAGAGCCAGCGCATGCGCCGGCGCGACGAGATGCTTGGGCTGAATGAGTATCTGGCGCATCTGGCCAAATGTTTTGTGCTGGCCTCGCAGCGCGGACATCGCACCGTCAGCGTCCTTTTCGGACGGGCCGCTGCGGGGGCATTCATCGCGACCGGCCTGGTGCAGGATGAACTGGTAGCAGTGCCGGGGGGCGATCCGGTGGTGATGGACCTGCCCTCGATCGCTCGCGTGACCAAGCTGCCGCAGGACAGGCTGGAAGCGTTATCCAAAGATACGCCCGTGTTCGCTCCCGGGTTGGACCATGCGCCGCCGATCGGCGCAGTGGCTGAAATCTGGACCGACGGTGGTGGGTGGGCGCAGAAGATGGCGATGGCTCTGGATGGCCCGCCGGGTGCGCCCGACCGGCGCGACGAAATCGGCGCCGAGCGCAAAGGCCGTTTGAAGGCGGCGGCGATCGCCAGGCGCGTCAAGCAGGAAGCCGTCGCGAGCATTCAACGCAGACCGTGA
- a CDS encoding acyltransferase domain-containing protein, whose product MFDLTGQQPEAQRVFEAARAVLDGKDPRQLVREADPATLYSNRVGQVLCCSQALAGWTLIQRHLSRPVIIAGYSVGELAAWGCAGLLTPEEVLRLAVLRAEVMDAAGNGNTGLAAIRGLGRARLESICHPHDVHIAIVNSGDLFIVGGVRDALSRVCDAALKAGAARAGMLHVAVAAHTPLLAEASRRFGAALAQLNLPLHSPADVRLLTGIDGEVVFDPPAGAGKLAQQISRTVDWAACLDACRATGAKTVLELGPGRALANLAREVLTDAQVRSVEDFRTPEGVVKWVPGAG is encoded by the coding sequence ATGTTTGACCTGACGGGCCAGCAACCCGAGGCGCAACGCGTATTCGAAGCGGCGCGCGCCGTGCTGGACGGCAAAGATCCGCGGCAACTCGTTCGTGAGGCGGACCCGGCAACGCTTTATTCGAATCGCGTGGGCCAGGTTCTGTGCTGCTCCCAGGCGCTCGCCGGCTGGACGCTGATTCAGCGGCACCTTTCGAGGCCGGTGATCATCGCGGGTTACAGCGTCGGCGAACTTGCCGCCTGGGGCTGCGCCGGTCTGCTGACACCCGAGGAAGTGTTGCGGCTGGCCGTGCTGCGGGCCGAGGTCATGGATGCTGCGGGTAACGGTAACACCGGCCTCGCCGCCATCCGGGGATTGGGGCGTGCGCGGCTCGAATCCATCTGCCATCCGCACGACGTTCATATCGCCATCGTGAACAGCGGGGACCTCTTCATCGTAGGCGGCGTTCGGGACGCATTGAGCCGCGTTTGCGATGCGGCGCTCAAAGCCGGGGCCGCACGGGCAGGCATGCTGCACGTCGCCGTGGCTGCCCACACGCCGCTCCTGGCCGAGGCAAGCCGGCGATTCGGCGCGGCCCTCGCGCAGTTAAACCTGCCCCTGCACTCCCCGGCGGATGTGCGGTTGTTGACCGGCATCGACGGCGAAGTGGTATTCGATCCGCCCGCCGGGGCCGGCAAGCTCGCGCAACAGATCAGCCGCACCGTTGATTGGGCGGCTTGCCTGGATGCCTGCCGCGCGACGGGGGCAAAAACGGTGCTCGAACTCGGGCCGGGACGTGCACTCGCAAACCTGGCCCGCGAGGTCCTGACGGATGCACAGGTTCGCAGCGTCGAGGATTTCCGCACGCCGGAAGGCGTGGTGAAATGGGTGCCGGGTGCCGGGTGA
- a CDS encoding acetolactate synthase large subunit, whose protein sequence is MTKGSDLLVAALENEGVERIFGVPGEENLDVVESLRRSSIQLVLTRHEQSAAFMAATYGRLTGSAGVCISTLGPGALNLVTGAAYAQLGAMPMVMITGQKAIRTSRQARFQIVDVVATMKPLTKSSRQIVSAASIPTLVRDAFRVAQEERLGPVHLELPEDVAAENVNDPPPLVPPHPVDLPVAHSTALDRAAAMIRGAERPLIMLGAAASRPRLSTALSEFVRRLRIPFFNTQMGKGSVVGGSKLYMGTAALSERDYVHQAIDQADLIVTIGHDTVEKPPFLMGPGGPQVIHVGYTPATVEQVFFPHAEVVGDVGPSLALLADRLEGSIKHAAALLPLREGILGPIMDRATEDRFPLTPQRIVHDVRQVIPEDGIVALDNGMYKIWFARNYRTHVANTLLLDNALATMGAGLPSAMMAAILYPERRVLAVCGDGGFMMNSQELETAVRLGLNVVVLILDDQAYGMIRWKQAVDDFPDWGLTFGNPDFVKYAEAYGARGSRVEKADGLVPALEAAFNAGGVHLVAVPVDYSENTRVLVDELRQAVPARASTDYTD, encoded by the coding sequence ATGACGAAGGGATCCGATCTGCTGGTCGCTGCTTTGGAGAATGAAGGGGTCGAGCGCATTTTTGGCGTTCCGGGCGAGGAAAATCTTGATGTGGTCGAGTCGCTGCGCCGTTCGAGCATCCAGCTTGTTCTCACCCGGCACGAACAATCCGCGGCATTCATGGCCGCGACCTACGGCCGCTTGACCGGTAGCGCCGGCGTCTGCATCAGCACGCTGGGCCCGGGGGCGTTAAACCTCGTTACCGGGGCTGCCTATGCGCAGCTTGGCGCGATGCCGATGGTCATGATCACCGGGCAAAAAGCGATCAGGACCAGCCGCCAGGCGCGCTTCCAGATCGTTGACGTTGTCGCGACGATGAAGCCGCTGACCAAGTCGTCACGCCAGATTGTCAGTGCCGCGAGTATTCCTACCTTGGTCCGTGACGCTTTCCGCGTGGCTCAGGAAGAACGGCTCGGCCCGGTGCATCTGGAACTGCCGGAGGACGTCGCGGCTGAAAATGTCAATGATCCTCCGCCGCTGGTGCCGCCGCACCCGGTCGACCTGCCCGTGGCGCACTCAACTGCCCTTGACCGTGCGGCCGCGATGATTCGCGGTGCCGAGCGCCCCCTCATTATGCTCGGGGCCGCCGCGAGCCGGCCGCGTCTCTCCACTGCTCTCTCGGAATTCGTCCGGCGTTTGCGCATCCCATTCTTCAATACCCAGATGGGCAAGGGGTCCGTGGTCGGCGGCTCCAAGCTTTACATGGGTACCGCCGCGCTCTCCGAGCGGGATTACGTGCACCAGGCGATTGACCAAGCCGACCTTATCGTCACCATCGGCCATGATACCGTTGAGAAACCGCCCTTCCTCATGGGACCGGGTGGTCCGCAGGTGATCCATGTCGGCTACACGCCGGCTACGGTCGAACAGGTTTTCTTCCCGCATGCCGAGGTCGTCGGTGACGTCGGGCCCAGCCTGGCGCTGCTGGCGGACCGGCTTGAAGGGAGCATAAAACACGCCGCGGCGCTTCTCCCGCTGCGTGAAGGCATTCTCGGGCCCATCATGGACCGCGCTACGGAGGACCGTTTCCCGCTCACCCCGCAGCGTATCGTGCACGACGTGCGGCAGGTCATCCCGGAGGACGGGATCGTGGCCCTCGACAACGGCATGTACAAGATTTGGTTTGCGCGTAACTACCGTACGCATGTGGCCAATACACTCTTGCTTGATAACGCGTTGGCGACGATGGGCGCAGGCCTGCCCTCGGCCATGATGGCCGCGATCCTCTACCCCGAGCGGCGCGTCCTGGCGGTCTGCGGCGACGGCGGCTTCATGATGAACTCCCAGGAGTTGGAGACCGCCGTGCGGCTCGGACTGAACGTGGTGGTGCTTATCCTGGACGATCAAGCGTACGGCATGATCCGTTGGAAACAGGCGGTGGACGATTTTCCTGACTGGGGTCTGACTTTCGGCAATCCGGATTTTGTGAAGTACGCCGAGGCATACGGGGCCAGGGGATCACGCGTCGAAAAGGCAGACGGACTCGTCCCGGCCCTGGAAGCGGCCTTCAACGCCGGCGGCGTCCATCTGGTCGCGGTGCCGGTCGACTATTCCGAGAACACCCGGGTGCTGGTTGACGAGCTGCGCCAGGCGGTACCAGCGAGAGCGTCCACAGATTACACAGATTAA
- a CDS encoding zinc-binding dehydrogenase, producing the protein MRAWLMESYDGVEKLRLAEVADPEPGPGQALLRVRFAALNPADAFLARGMYPARPQMPHVLGRDGVGQVLGTGAGVTNVRAGETMGILRGITGVDAWGTLAEKVVVPVTNLVEVQPGWSLEEMAGAPLVFLTAWQALTQWSDPPAPPDPGSVLLVTGASGGVGVASVLLGKSMDLTVLALSRSAEKGARLKELGADFVFNPEDPHLRKTILAAIDPKRIDLAVDNVGGSQFNELIAMLGHRGRISVVGRSGGAVPEFNTATLFFRRNRIGGVSVGDYAPEAAQAAWKEICGRVDATGKRPVVDGVFPFEEVKDAFARLAQGPMGKVLIRVAS; encoded by the coding sequence ATGCGCGCATGGCTAATGGAGTCGTACGATGGAGTCGAGAAACTGCGTCTGGCCGAGGTGGCCGATCCTGAGCCCGGCCCGGGTCAGGCGCTGCTCAGGGTCAGGTTTGCCGCCTTGAATCCGGCGGATGCTTTTCTGGCCCGAGGCATGTACCCGGCCCGGCCTCAAATGCCGCACGTGCTCGGGCGTGACGGCGTTGGTCAGGTGCTGGGCACGGGCGCGGGCGTGACCAACGTGCGTGCCGGCGAGACCATGGGCATACTGCGCGGGATCACGGGGGTGGACGCCTGGGGCACCCTTGCGGAGAAGGTCGTCGTTCCAGTCACGAATCTGGTCGAAGTGCAGCCGGGTTGGTCGCTGGAAGAGATGGCCGGCGCCCCGTTGGTCTTCCTGACTGCCTGGCAGGCCTTGACCCAGTGGAGTGACCCGCCGGCTCCGCCCGATCCAGGGTCAGTGCTGTTGGTCACCGGGGCCTCCGGCGGCGTCGGCGTCGCGTCGGTCCTGCTTGGAAAATCGATGGACCTTACCGTGTTGGCTCTGTCCCGCAGCGCCGAGAAAGGCGCGAGGCTGAAGGAACTTGGGGCTGACTTCGTGTTTAACCCGGAAGATCCGCACCTGCGCAAAACGATTCTCGCCGCAATCGATCCAAAGAGAATTGATCTTGCCGTGGATAACGTCGGGGGATCCCAATTCAACGAACTGATCGCAATGCTCGGCCATCGTGGCCGGATCAGCGTCGTCGGCCGGAGCGGCGGGGCAGTGCCGGAATTCAACACTGCAACCCTGTTCTTCCGGAGAAATCGCATCGGCGGCGTGTCGGTTGGGGATTACGCTCCGGAAGCTGCCCAAGCCGCCTGGAAGGAAATTTGCGGCCGTGTTGATGCGACGGGAAAGCGGCCGGTCGTGGACGGCGTGTTCCCGTTTGAGGAAGTAAAAGACGCATTCGCCCGATTGGCTCAAGGACCAATGGGAAAGGTGTTGATCCGCGTCGCGAGTTGA
- a CDS encoding malonate decarboxylase holo-ACP synthase, producing MHLDNSTEARAWPAHDLLRLTGTADLVCPGPAPSWVEDALAQAPFVVVRRAPIVAGMIPVGIRGSLRNQRFAAYLHRSLIVSRITPEQLVGARPAQVRARSGRIPAFGTLTMIKAKLADRPLRWGPTGSVGFELATGLAAATPASDLDLLIRVPKRLPAAAAEWLLANLSAGPSRVDVQLETPRGAVSLAEYARGERPVLLRQTDGPVLVFDPWDPGPGSSRTGLAAVNF from the coding sequence TTGCACCTGGATAATTCCACTGAAGCGCGGGCATGGCCGGCGCACGACCTTTTGAGGTTAACCGGTACAGCCGACCTGGTCTGCCCGGGGCCGGCTCCTTCCTGGGTAGAGGATGCTTTGGCGCAGGCGCCGTTTGTGGTGGTGCGCCGTGCCCCCATCGTCGCCGGCATGATCCCGGTTGGGATTCGGGGTTCGCTGCGCAACCAAAGATTTGCGGCTTACCTTCACCGCAGCCTGATCGTTAGCCGGATTACTCCCGAACAGTTGGTCGGAGCGCGACCAGCGCAGGTCAGGGCCCGAAGCGGCCGGATTCCGGCGTTCGGCACTTTGACGATGATTAAAGCGAAGCTTGCCGACCGGCCGCTCCGCTGGGGACCGACCGGCAGCGTCGGATTTGAACTCGCCACCGGGTTGGCCGCTGCTACCCCCGCGAGCGACCTCGACCTCCTCATTCGCGTCCCCAAACGTTTACCGGCGGCAGCCGCGGAATGGCTGCTGGCGAACTTGTCTGCGGGACCATCCCGCGTGGACGTGCAACTCGAGACCCCTCGGGGCGCCGTGTCACTGGCGGAATACGCCCGTGGCGAGAGGCCCGTCCTTCTACGGCAAACCGATGGTCCCGTCCTGGTGTTCGACCCGTGGGACCCAGGCCCGGGCTCATCCCGCACCGGTCTTGCGGCCGTAAACTTCTAG
- a CDS encoding triphosphoribosyl-dephospho-CoA synthase, which yields MQPAALTAAGRLIRANLPGTRQDQAARLAAFAVRALVEEAELTPKPALVDGRGPGAHSDLSLTLMKRSAQCLHPHFERMALASFQRLPGLDLREEIGALGRSAERSMLLATGGVNTHRGAIWALGLLVSGAAMGPASAPVIANRARQLACLPDRKAPGLETNGSRMVRRYGVAGARGEARAGFPHLIGIGLPVLNRSRRSGAAETNARLDALLAIMRSLDDTCLLHRGGPAALKTARVGAAAVLAAGGTATRQGRQRLRRLDRGLVAINASPGGSADLLAATLFLDFLTNPPPAET from the coding sequence ATGCAACCGGCAGCCCTTACCGCCGCCGGCCGCCTGATCCGGGCGAACCTCCCCGGTACGCGGCAGGATCAGGCTGCGCGCCTCGCGGCCTTCGCCGTCCGCGCCCTGGTCGAGGAAGCCGAACTGACTCCCAAGCCGGCCCTCGTCGATGGACGCGGCCCGGGCGCCCACTCCGACTTGTCATTGACGCTGATGAAGCGCTCCGCTCAGTGTCTTCACCCGCATTTTGAACGCATGGCCCTGGCTTCATTTCAACGGCTGCCCGGCCTTGACCTCAGGGAAGAAATCGGCGCTCTCGGCCGCTCCGCCGAGCGTTCGATGTTGCTGGCCACCGGTGGCGTCAATACGCATCGCGGCGCGATCTGGGCGCTGGGTCTCCTTGTTTCCGGGGCGGCGATGGGCCCAGCCTCTGCCCCGGTGATCGCGAACCGGGCGCGGCAACTCGCTTGCCTGCCGGATCGAAAGGCGCCCGGGCTGGAAACCAACGGGTCAAGGATGGTTCGCCGCTACGGTGTGGCCGGTGCGCGCGGCGAAGCCCGAGCCGGTTTCCCTCATCTCATCGGCATCGGCTTGCCCGTCCTTAACCGTTCACGCCGGTCGGGTGCCGCCGAAACCAACGCCCGGCTGGATGCTTTGCTCGCGATCATGCGAAGCCTGGACGATACCTGCCTGTTGCACCGGGGCGGACCCGCCGCGCTGAAGACAGCCCGGGTAGGCGCCGCTGCGGTCCTGGCGGCAGGCGGCACCGCGACGCGGCAAGGCCGGCAGCGGCTCCGGCGACTCGATCGCGGCTTGGTTGCAATTAATGCCTCGCCGGGAGGTAGCGCCGACTTACTTGCGGCTACCCTCTTCCTGGATTTTCTAACCAACCCGCCACCGGCCGAGACCTGA